In Paenibacillus sp. FSL M7-0420, a single genomic region encodes these proteins:
- a CDS encoding glycerophosphodiester phosphodiesterase — protein sequence MMRIFRHKGYFIGVHIVLCISLFSTLYAYSPVIRVKVKEIIEPADKVYTIAHRGASGYAPENTIPAFELAREMNADSIELDIHLTKDLIPVVIHDETVNRTTSGKGFVKNMTLEQIKQLDAGTWFNQDYPMFARDLYIGLTVPTLEEVFERFGKDMNYVIEIKEPAPKFGIEAILNETILKYDLAKRVSVHSFSAASLRELHAINPDIPLYQLVWNDYAATRVTQSYLDTVKTYAVGISPNFQGISAAYVAQVKRAGLKIIPYTVNYQLNMDKAYSWGVDGVHTNYPDRFLEVIAANRANAKW from the coding sequence ATGATGAGGATATTCAGACATAAGGGTTATTTTATCGGAGTGCATATTGTATTGTGTATATCCCTGTTCTCCACACTGTATGCGTACTCTCCGGTCATCCGGGTGAAGGTGAAGGAGATCATCGAACCGGCAGACAAAGTCTATACGATTGCCCACCGCGGCGCGTCCGGTTATGCTCCTGAGAATACGATACCGGCCTTCGAGCTGGCGCGTGAGATGAATGCCGACTCGATTGAGCTCGATATCCATCTGACCAAGGATCTGATTCCGGTTGTGATTCATGACGAGACGGTTAACCGTACTACAAGCGGCAAAGGCTTCGTGAAGAATATGACCCTGGAGCAGATCAAACAGCTCGATGCAGGCACCTGGTTCAATCAGGACTACCCGATGTTCGCCAGAGATCTCTATATTGGGCTTACCGTCCCCACGCTTGAAGAAGTATTCGAGAGGTTCGGCAAGGACATGAACTATGTGATCGAGATCAAGGAGCCTGCCCCGAAGTTCGGGATAGAAGCGATCCTGAATGAAACGATATTGAAATATGATCTCGCCAAAAGGGTGTCCGTGCACTCCTTCAGCGCAGCCAGTCTGCGGGAGCTTCATGCGATCAACCCGGATATTCCGCTATATCAGCTGGTATGGAATGATTATGCGGCTACGAGGGTGACTCAGTCCTATCTCGATACTGTGAAGACCTATGCCGTAGGCATCAGTCCGAATTTCCAGGGAATCAGCGCGGCTTATGTAGCTCAGGTGAAGAGAGCCGGGCTCAAGATCATCCCGTACACGGTGAACTACCAGCTTAATATGGATAAAGCCTATTCTTGGGGAGTAGACGGAGTGCATACGAATTATCCCGACCGCTTCCTTGAAGTGATTGCCGCCAACAGGGCAAATGCCAAATGGTAG
- a CDS encoding M56 family metallopeptidase produces MKTLLDILIPLTVAGSVVTLSIQALGRFSTGHFPARWRYGLIKLSLVFYLIPIALILPWLSQHLSAPRVATSVQNPQSGRLTGYVAESLQPALALSASTAYILLGIWAAGAIIFAAWQGYAYRRFTRVLKRNRTMVPENSEPASMLKSIKEELGLTCSVKLAYSSVARSPFLAGLWRPSIYLPIQSHPNLDMEMVLRHELVHLKRKDLWIKAALLAVRTLHWYNPLVHTVRHELHTWSELTCDQEVVQEMSHADRKRYGGTILNVMAGPTSQPGAFYALLSGDGKQLQRRLTHMLNVKKLNRQTLFLSVTAALLIAGIGTSTAALASKMTPQVVADSEYTSSDNAASEIAASTVPEGKITEPAKGSGTQPAESSTIPAQEYKAGQLVAGPSESAGSVTVPAKQSPGSAQAEIIAQPLPELVAAPEESAPVTVPKASAAQSDSGLAPAPVPAQEEAIAEALPELVPAPAESVPAPAK; encoded by the coding sequence ATGAAGACCTTACTCGATATTCTAATCCCGCTAACCGTTGCCGGAAGCGTAGTTACACTCAGCATTCAGGCACTGGGGAGGTTCTCGACCGGACATTTCCCGGCCCGATGGCGTTACGGACTCATTAAGCTGTCCTTAGTCTTTTATTTGATCCCTATAGCTCTGATCCTGCCGTGGTTATCCCAACACCTAAGCGCGCCGCGCGTAGCCACAAGTGTACAGAATCCCCAGAGTGGGAGGCTAACCGGGTATGTAGCGGAATCTCTGCAGCCTGCTCTAGCCCTTTCCGCAAGTACCGCATATATCCTGTTAGGGATCTGGGCAGCGGGAGCCATCATTTTTGCCGCCTGGCAAGGATATGCGTACCGCAGGTTTACCAGAGTACTTAAGCGTAACCGTACCATGGTACCGGAGAATAGTGAGCCAGCCAGCATGCTAAAGAGCATCAAGGAGGAGCTTGGCCTCACATGTAGCGTGAAGCTCGCGTACAGTTCTGTCGCACGCAGTCCTTTTCTGGCCGGTCTATGGAGACCGTCGATCTATTTGCCTATACAGAGTCATCCCAATCTGGATATGGAGATGGTCCTGCGCCATGAATTGGTTCATCTGAAGCGGAAGGATCTGTGGATCAAGGCTGCACTGCTTGCAGTCCGTACATTACATTGGTACAACCCGCTAGTTCACACCGTTCGTCATGAGCTTCATACCTGGAGTGAGCTGACCTGTGACCAGGAAGTGGTGCAAGAGATGTCTCATGCCGACCGCAAACGTTACGGCGGGACAATTCTGAATGTCATGGCAGGGCCCACCAGTCAACCCGGAGCTTTCTACGCCTTATTATCCGGTGACGGCAAACAATTACAAAGGAGATTAACCCATATGCTTAACGTAAAAAAACTAAACAGACAGACCCTCTTCCTATCGGTCACCGCAGCCCTATTAATTGCAGGGATCGGCACCTCTACGGCGGCATTGGCCTCCAAGATGACACCGCAAGTAGTCGCCGACTCGGAGTATACTTCTTCTGATAATGCCGCTTCCGAAATTGCGGCTTCTACAGTGCCTGAAGGTAAAATAACCGAGCCAGCCAAAGGTTCTGGAACCCAGCCTGCCGAGAGCAGCACCATCCCCGCCCAGGAGTATAAAGCAGGACAACTTGTTGCTGGGCCATCTGAATCTGCTGGTTCTGTAACGGTTCCCGCTAAGCAGTCTCCAGGATCTGCTCAAGCAGAAATAATTGCCCAGCCGCTGCCTGAGCTTGTAGCAGCCCCTGAGGAGAGTGCTCCTGTAACAGTACCGAAAGCAAGCGCAGCCCAATCGGATTCCGGGCTTGCCCCTGCGCCGGTCCCTGCCCAGGAAGAGGCCATCGCAGAGGCGCTTCCGGAGCTAGTGCCGGCTCCGGCAGAGAGCGTTCCAGCACCAGCAAAGTAA
- the rd gene encoding rubredoxin — translation MKKYICTPCGYIYNPAVGDPDEDVAAGTAFEDLPEDWVCPVCGEDTSHFVPVEEKNTIAH, via the coding sequence ATGAAAAAGTATATCTGTACCCCTTGCGGCTACATCTACAACCCGGCGGTAGGCGATCCCGATGAGGATGTAGCTGCCGGAACAGCGTTCGAGGATCTGCCGGAAGATTGGGTCTGTCCGGTCTGCGGTGAGGACACCAGCCATTTCGTACCCGTTGAGGAAAAGAACACAATTGCGCATTAG
- a CDS encoding Crp/Fnr family transcriptional regulator: MKEHSCQHAAEPCTRKVPIFAALTDEDLTRISAMIKHRKFTKGQPLILEGAPSDTLYIIQQGHVKLSKITPEGKEQILHILTNGDFFGELSIFNSDELSNFSAYALKDTNICLLTRSDMEQLMTENPDISLRLLKSLTKRLAHTENLAQSLATKDPEIRIAYMIMELSEKYGKPRGGRVHIDLPLSREELASYVGVTRETISRKFSRFEDSGLIKLIGNKQMVVMDPAGVERFMGI; the protein is encoded by the coding sequence ATGAAAGAGCATTCCTGCCAGCACGCCGCAGAACCTTGTACACGCAAGGTACCGATTTTTGCCGCGCTGACCGATGAGGATCTTACCCGGATCAGCGCGATGATTAAGCACCGCAAATTCACCAAGGGACAGCCGCTAATTCTCGAAGGCGCGCCGTCCGATACGCTGTACATTATTCAGCAGGGACATGTGAAGTTATCCAAGATTACGCCCGAAGGAAAGGAACAGATTCTGCATATCCTGACAAACGGGGATTTCTTCGGGGAACTCAGTATCTTCAACAGCGACGAGCTTAGCAACTTCAGTGCGTATGCGCTGAAAGACACCAATATCTGCCTGCTGACCCGCAGCGATATGGAGCAGTTAATGACCGAGAATCCTGACATCTCCCTGCGCTTGCTCAAAAGCTTAACCAAACGGCTCGCCCACACCGAGAATCTGGCGCAGAGTCTGGCGACCAAAGACCCGGAAATCCGGATCGCGTATATGATCATGGAGCTGAGCGAGAAATACGGCAAGCCGCGCGGCGGACGCGTACATATCGACCTCCCGCTGTCCCGGGAAGAGCTGGCCAGTTATGTCGGAGTGACCCGCGAGACCATCAGCCGGAAGTTCTCCCGCTTCGAGGACTCCGGTCTGATCAAGCTGATCGGCAACAAGCAGATGGTGGTCATGGACCCGGCGGGTGTGGAGCGGTTCATGGGAATTTAA
- a CDS encoding PRK06851 family protein: MAAGILRYFADGNTALGYYSLFESNLQGLRRIFILKGGPGTGKSSLMRAIGTEWAERGYDIELIHCSSDKDSIDGVIIPALGAGIVDGTAPHVIEPKAPGAALEYVNLGEAWDSAALTSQRESIEEINQKVAGAYAAAYSRFAEALSIHDEWEKIYFGHMDFGKADQLTALMLEQLFGEAHLQRSADVKHRFLGAATPAGAVDFVPNLTEGLSRRFFLKGRAGTGKSTILRKIAAEAEKRGFDTEIYHCGFDPHSLDMVIVRELDFAIFDSTSPHEYDPEREGDLIIDTYEAIVAPGTDERLAGPLEEVSAQYKATMKTAIAALAEAKVHRDELKKIYIAAMDFSVVDAARNRISAELDNIQA, from the coding sequence ATGGCTGCGGGGATTTTAAGATATTTTGCAGACGGCAATACGGCTCTCGGCTACTACAGTTTGTTCGAATCGAATCTTCAAGGGCTCCGGCGGATATTCATACTGAAAGGCGGTCCCGGTACCGGGAAATCCTCCCTGATGAGAGCAATCGGTACGGAATGGGCGGAGCGGGGATACGATATTGAGCTGATCCATTGTTCATCCGATAAGGATTCCATTGACGGGGTCATTATTCCGGCGCTTGGCGCGGGTATTGTTGACGGGACTGCGCCCCATGTGATCGAACCCAAGGCTCCCGGAGCGGCTCTGGAATACGTGAACCTGGGCGAAGCGTGGGACTCGGCAGCACTTACCAGCCAAAGGGAGAGCATTGAGGAGATCAATCAGAAGGTTGCTGGTGCCTATGCGGCGGCGTACAGCAGATTTGCGGAGGCCCTGAGCATTCATGACGAATGGGAAAAGATTTACTTCGGGCATATGGACTTCGGTAAAGCGGATCAATTAACGGCCCTGATGCTGGAACAGCTGTTTGGTGAAGCTCATCTTCAGAGAAGCGCTGACGTCAAGCACCGGTTTCTGGGCGCAGCAACGCCGGCAGGAGCAGTTGACTTTGTCCCTAATCTGACCGAAGGGCTGTCCAGACGCTTCTTCCTCAAAGGCCGGGCCGGAACAGGCAAATCAACGATACTCCGCAAAATCGCCGCCGAAGCGGAGAAGAGGGGCTTTGATACGGAAATCTATCATTGCGGATTTGATCCCCACAGTCTGGATATGGTCATTGTGCGTGAGCTTGACTTTGCCATCTTTGACAGCACCAGCCCGCATGAATATGACCCGGAGCGGGAAGGAGACTTAATCATCGATACGTATGAAGCCATTGTTGCACCGGGAACAGATGAACGCCTCGCCGGGCCGCTAGAGGAAGTAAGCGCACAATATAAAGCCACAATGAAAACGGCGATAGCTGCATTGGCAGAGGCCAAGGTGCACCGGGATGAATTAAAGAAAATTTATATCGCCGCGATGGATTTTAGCGTGGTGGATGCCGCCAGAAACCGGATATCTGCTGAACTGGATAACATACAGGCTTAG
- a CDS encoding FprA family A-type flavoprotein, which produces MSTQTRQIAEGIHWVGKIDDRQVPFHRLILAKGTTYNSYLLKTGKPTVIDTVDMEFGREYAECLGGMIDLMDIHYIVINHTEPDHSGGLAALAAQALNATIVCTEIAVPELQEMYKLHSRNFLVVKDGDTLDIGGKTLLFKETPYLHTAETMITYCVEDKILFPCDIFSTHVAAEHLFSDEAGFDITEDYKGYYAAIIHPHRRYVRTLLEAVKDLEIRMIAPSHGFLIREDIPKFIGLYATMSRETTQGKKAVIVYTTIKNSTKKMAAIIENCLKENNIETEVWNADKSSTADILHSIESADAVFIGSSTKYADMIGNLEEVLKGMQEMNLEGKLATAFGSYGWSGEAIEVIQDYLNGTNMIVQSTSEVIKTTGMTHVEFPVRVRFSPREPEKVQKIKHATEFVSDLLLSSI; this is translated from the coding sequence ATGAGTACACAAACCAGACAAATCGCCGAGGGCATCCACTGGGTAGGCAAAATAGACGACCGTCAAGTTCCGTTCCACCGCCTGATTCTCGCCAAGGGAACAACCTATAACTCCTATCTCCTCAAGACCGGCAAGCCAACCGTAATTGATACGGTAGATATGGAATTCGGCCGCGAATATGCCGAGTGTCTTGGCGGAATGATCGACCTGATGGATATTCATTACATCGTCATTAACCATACCGAGCCTGACCACTCCGGCGGACTGGCGGCACTGGCGGCACAGGCTCTGAATGCTACGATTGTCTGCACCGAGATCGCTGTGCCGGAGCTGCAGGAGATGTATAAGCTGCACAGCCGCAACTTCCTGGTGGTGAAGGACGGAGACACTCTGGATATCGGCGGCAAAACCCTGCTGTTCAAAGAAACGCCGTACCTCCACACCGCAGAGACGATGATTACGTACTGTGTGGAAGACAAGATCCTGTTCCCTTGCGATATTTTCAGTACACATGTAGCTGCTGAGCATCTGTTCAGCGATGAAGCAGGCTTCGATATCACTGAAGATTACAAAGGCTATTATGCAGCCATTATCCATCCGCACAGAAGATATGTAAGAACGCTGCTGGAAGCGGTGAAGGATCTGGAGATCCGCATGATTGCACCCTCCCACGGATTCCTGATCCGCGAGGACATTCCTAAGTTCATCGGGCTGTATGCCACCATGAGCCGGGAGACTACCCAGGGCAAGAAGGCTGTCATTGTCTACACCACCATCAAGAACAGCACGAAGAAGATGGCCGCGATCATTGAGAATTGCCTGAAGGAGAACAATATTGAGACCGAAGTCTGGAACGCAGATAAAAGCAGCACCGCAGACATCCTCCACAGCATCGAATCGGCAGACGCCGTCTTCATCGGCAGCTCCACGAAGTATGCAGATATGATCGGGAACCTGGAGGAAGTGCTGAAGGGCATGCAGGAGATGAACCTGGAAGGTAAGCTTGCCACGGCGTTTGGCTCCTACGGCTGGAGCGGAGAAGCGATCGAGGTGATTCAGGATTACCTGAACGGAACGAACATGATTGTACAGAGCACCTCTGAGGTGATCAAAACCACCGGCATGACCCATGTGGAGTTCCCCGTCCGGGTGAGATTCTCTCCAAGAGAGCCTGAGAAGGTCCAGAAGATTAAGCATGCAACCGAATTTGTCTCGGATCTGCTGCTCAGTTCAATCTAG
- a CDS encoding epoxide hydrolase family protein produces MTVERYQIHVADEVLEDLKYRLEHVRWPGMFEESGWDRGTDQAYLKSLIAYWRDQFDWRTRESELNKLAHYRCKVDGLDIHFVHERGQGPNPHPLILTHGWPDSFLRYEKIIPMLTDPASYGGNPEDAFDVIVPSVPGFGFSNGLKRTGISNSHIAGLWATLMTEHLGYSKFAAAGGDIGSGVTRYLAFNHPELLSGIHLTDIGLIKNLLAVQDKSDLTEEEQLYIRNTSQWIAEEGGYMQIQSTKPQTIAYGLTDSPVGLAAWIIEKFRAWSDCKGDLRQSFSEDELLTNIMIYWITNTAGSSANLYYENTHTLPPLGAIKVPTAVALYPGDVCLPPRAWAERNLNITRWTTMPRGGHFTAMEDPGPLADDIREFFRPFRD; encoded by the coding sequence ATGACGGTTGAACGTTATCAAATCCATGTTGCCGATGAAGTCCTGGAGGATCTGAAATACAGACTGGAGCATGTCCGCTGGCCTGGTATGTTCGAAGAATCTGGATGGGACCGGGGGACAGATCAGGCGTATCTGAAATCCCTTATTGCCTATTGGCGGGATCAATTCGATTGGCGGACCCGTGAATCGGAGCTGAACAAGCTGGCACATTACCGCTGCAAGGTGGACGGGCTGGATATACATTTCGTGCATGAACGCGGCCAAGGCCCTAATCCCCACCCGCTGATCCTCACTCACGGATGGCCGGACAGCTTCTTGCGTTACGAAAAGATTATTCCCATGCTTACAGATCCGGCGAGCTACGGCGGAAATCCTGAAGATGCCTTCGATGTGATCGTGCCTTCCGTACCCGGATTCGGCTTCTCGAACGGACTGAAGCGCACGGGCATCAGCAATTCCCATATCGCCGGGCTATGGGCCACATTAATGACCGAACACCTGGGTTACAGCAAATTCGCTGCGGCAGGCGGAGATATCGGCTCCGGTGTGACCCGGTATCTGGCCTTCAACCATCCTGAGCTGCTAAGCGGAATTCATCTAACCGACATCGGCCTGATCAAAAATCTGCTGGCGGTGCAGGATAAGTCTGACCTGACGGAAGAGGAGCAATTGTATATCCGAAACACCTCACAATGGATCGCCGAGGAAGGCGGATATATGCAGATTCAGTCGACGAAGCCGCAGACGATTGCTTACGGGCTGACCGATTCCCCTGTGGGTCTGGCGGCTTGGATCATTGAGAAATTCCGGGCATGGAGTGATTGTAAGGGCGATCTGCGGCAAAGCTTCAGCGAGGATGAGTTACTTACGAATATTATGATTTATTGGATTACAAATACGGCAGGCTCGTCCGCGAATTTGTATTATGAGAATACACATACTTTGCCGCCTTTGGGGGCGATTAAGGTGCCTACAGCGGTAGCGCTATACCCTGGGGATGTCTGTCTGCCGCCCAGAGCCTGGGCTGAACGCAATCTGAATATTACACGGTGGACCACGATGCCCCGCGGTGGACATTTCACAGCTATGGAAGATCCGGGACCGCTGGCGGATGACATCCGTGAATTCTTCAGACCTTTCAGGGATTAG
- a CDS encoding endonuclease/exonuclease/phosphatase family protein — protein MTTYEVASFNIRLDNPADGENRWALRKEHMLRLIRHYRWDVFGLQEARGNQLKYLASLEDYEVEGISRDHDPDSEHCPVFYNKSVFTKEDGGTFWLSETPEVPSKSWDSAYNRICTWVRLQDTRNGNRIHFVNTHLDHISEEARYRGALMILDWVRNLGGNLPVVITGDFNALPDERCYREITAQLTDTRRAAEAHYGPWGTFTDFRYDIPWDELMEIDYIFTDKQVKVLKTRTVTDSFDRKYPSDHYPVTATLEI, from the coding sequence ATGACTACTTACGAAGTGGCTTCCTTCAATATCCGCCTTGACAATCCGGCAGACGGAGAGAACCGCTGGGCGTTACGCAAGGAGCATATGCTGCGCCTGATCAGGCATTACCGCTGGGACGTCTTCGGACTGCAGGAGGCGCGGGGCAATCAGCTGAAATACCTGGCGTCACTTGAGGATTATGAGGTGGAAGGCATCAGCCGTGATCATGATCCTGATAGTGAGCACTGCCCGGTCTTTTATAACAAGTCGGTATTCACCAAAGAAGACGGAGGCACGTTCTGGCTGTCGGAAACGCCGGAGGTACCTTCCAAGTCCTGGGACTCAGCTTACAACCGGATCTGCACCTGGGTGAGGCTGCAGGACACAAGAAACGGGAACCGGATTCACTTTGTGAACACCCATCTGGACCATATCAGCGAGGAAGCCAGATACCGCGGCGCGCTGATGATTCTGGACTGGGTCCGTAATCTAGGCGGAAATCTCCCGGTTGTGATCACAGGGGATTTCAATGCTTTACCGGACGAACGATGCTACCGGGAGATTACAGCGCAGCTGACTGATACCCGCAGGGCGGCTGAGGCACATTATGGCCCTTGGGGTACATTCACCGATTTTCGCTACGATATTCCATGGGATGAGCTGATGGAGATCGATTATATTTTTACGGACAAGCAGGTGAAAGTACTGAAGACTCGGACAGTAACCGACAGCTTCGACCGGAAATACCCTTCGGATCATTATCCTGTTACAGCAACTTTGGAAATCTGA
- a CDS encoding serine hydrolase domain-containing protein, which translates to MLDSNTTRLITKALSASIANKEIAGANFMVLQDGQESWYHEDGYADIEAGRKMSRDSIFRLYSMTKPVTAAAVMLLLERGEIDLFDPVSQYIPGFKNQKVEKNGELEPVSREVDINDLLNMTSGLVYGGEDLAGQYTDALFRELDSRLQGDNPMSTQEFANRLGEGPLSFEPGSSWQYGTSADVLGALVEVVSGMRYGEFLQQEIFGPLQMKDTGFWLPEDKRDRLACIYQDDGEGGLTRYSASHLGVNHHMDREAAYEAGGAGLVSTIEDAAKFTTMLINQGSLNGVELLKPRTVQYMTSASLTSLQQQGFNPWHSLQGYSYGNQMRILTDPGQAGGLGSLGEYGWDGWLGAYFANCPQERLTILFMIQKKDAGTLPITRKLRNIVLSAF; encoded by the coding sequence ATGCTGGATTCAAACACAACCCGCCTAATTACCAAAGCGCTAAGCGCAAGCATTGCCAATAAGGAAATCGCCGGTGCGAACTTCATGGTGCTTCAGGATGGACAAGAAAGCTGGTATCACGAAGACGGCTATGCCGATATTGAAGCTGGACGCAAGATGTCCAGGGATTCGATCTTCCGGCTATACTCGATGACAAAGCCGGTTACCGCCGCAGCCGTTATGCTGCTCCTGGAGCGCGGGGAGATCGACCTGTTCGATCCGGTCAGCCAGTACATACCCGGATTCAAAAATCAGAAGGTAGAGAAGAACGGCGAGCTTGAGCCCGTGAGCCGGGAGGTTGATATTAATGACCTGCTGAACATGACCTCTGGCCTGGTCTACGGCGGAGAAGACCTGGCGGGTCAGTATACGGATGCATTGTTCCGGGAACTCGACAGCCGTCTGCAGGGCGATAATCCGATGAGCACACAGGAATTCGCCAATCGGCTGGGCGAAGGCCCGCTGTCCTTCGAGCCGGGATCATCCTGGCAGTATGGCACCTCTGCGGATGTCCTCGGTGCATTAGTTGAAGTCGTCAGCGGCATGCGGTACGGCGAATTCCTGCAGCAGGAGATCTTCGGTCCGCTGCAGATGAAGGATACCGGCTTCTGGCTGCCCGAAGACAAGCGAGACCGGCTGGCCTGCATCTACCAGGATGACGGCGAAGGCGGCTTGACCCGGTATTCAGCGAGTCACCTGGGCGTTAACCATCATATGGACCGGGAGGCGGCTTATGAAGCAGGCGGAGCCGGGCTGGTCTCGACCATTGAGGATGCCGCCAAATTCACCACCATGCTGATCAATCAGGGCAGCTTGAACGGAGTGGAGCTGCTGAAGCCCCGCACCGTTCAGTATATGACCTCGGCCAGCTTGACCAGCTTGCAGCAGCAAGGCTTCAATCCCTGGCATTCGCTGCAAGGCTACAGCTATGGCAATCAGATGCGCATCCTGACCGATCCCGGTCAAGCCGGTGGGCTCGGCAGCCTGGGAGAATACGGCTGGGACGGCTGGCTGGGCGCTTATTTTGCCAATTGCCCGCAGGAACGCCTGACCATCCTGTTCATGATCCAGAAGAAGGATGCCGGTACCCTGCCCATTACGCGCAAGCTGCGGAATATCGTGTTAAGCGCATTTTAA
- a CDS encoding NAD(P)/FAD-dependent oxidoreductase → MTKHYVIVGGGVTAVHAAKAIRDQDTDSEISILGEESGLPYNRIKLTKGLFTDLHSEKVLIKKEKWYRDNRITVQSSTRIVSIHPERQTVETESGQCVEYHKLLLCMGAKNRALTIQGAGLANVHSIRELADADRLKDSLKEGSRVTVIGGGVQGIETAWALHEAGYTVTVVEYAPALMGRQLDSYSSKHLQETLEQSGVKVILQAGVASIEGTEVVTGVTLNDGTSFPCDHVVYSIGIVPNTALVDGSKIEVRSGIIVDEYLQTSAPDIYAAGDVAEFGGLVEGLWGGAMEQGRIAGSNMAEARSVYRRAVPVTLFNAFGVSLFSIGNTDERNCDESVCGEENGAYTRIFVKDHVIVGALSWQGAAASLAYKAAVEQGIRLSGSADGKSIEDIIAEAQSVLN, encoded by the coding sequence ATGACGAAGCATTACGTAATTGTTGGCGGCGGTGTAACCGCCGTCCATGCCGCCAAAGCGATCCGCGATCAGGACACGGACTCGGAAATCTCCATTCTCGGGGAAGAGAGCGGCCTGCCGTACAACCGGATCAAGCTGACCAAGGGCCTGTTCACCGATCTGCATAGCGAGAAGGTTCTGATCAAGAAGGAGAAATGGTACCGCGATAACCGCATTACTGTGCAGTCGTCCACCCGCATCGTATCCATCCACCCGGAGCGCCAGACGGTAGAGACAGAGAGCGGCCAATGTGTGGAATACCATAAGCTGCTGCTCTGCATGGGGGCGAAGAACCGCGCATTAACCATCCAGGGTGCCGGACTTGCCAACGTACACAGCATCCGGGAGCTGGCTGACGCAGACCGGCTGAAGGACAGTCTTAAGGAAGGCAGCCGCGTAACCGTCATCGGCGGAGGGGTGCAGGGGATTGAGACCGCTTGGGCGCTTCACGAAGCTGGGTATACGGTAACTGTGGTTGAATACGCACCTGCCCTGATGGGCAGACAGCTCGACAGCTACTCTTCCAAGCATCTGCAAGAAACCCTTGAACAATCCGGGGTGAAGGTGATTCTTCAAGCGGGTGTGGCTTCCATAGAGGGGACAGAGGTTGTCACTGGGGTTACGCTGAATGACGGCACGAGCTTCCCGTGTGACCATGTGGTCTACTCCATTGGGATTGTTCCGAATACTGCTCTGGTTGACGGCTCGAAGATTGAGGTCCGCAGCGGCATTATTGTGGATGAATATCTGCAGACGAGTGCTCCGGATATCTATGCAGCGGGTGACGTTGCCGAGTTCGGCGGGCTGGTGGAAGGCCTGTGGGGCGGAGCGATGGAACAGGGCAGAATTGCAGGGAGCAATATGGCCGAAGCCCGGAGTGTATACCGCAGAGCGGTTCCGGTGACCTTGTTCAATGCGTTCGGGGTGTCGTTGTTCTCCATCGGCAACACCGATGAGCGGAATTGCGATGAGTCGGTATGCGGTGAAGAGAACGGGGCGTATACACGGATTTTTGTGAAGGATCATGTCATTGTCGGGGCGTTGTCCTGGCAGGGCGCTGCGGCTTCGCTGGCTTACAAGGCGGCTGTTGAGCAGGGCATCCGGCTGAGCGGGAGTGCTGACGGCAAGAGCATCGAAGACATTATAGCGGAAGCACAGTCTGTTCTGAACTGA